One window of Sinorhizobium numidicum genomic DNA carries:
- a CDS encoding LysR family transcriptional regulator translates to MDTLRGVESFVRSVEEGSIAAAARKLGITPAAASQNIARLERTLGTRLLSRTTRQLGLTESGRIYYDRVRGVIHDLEQAAAAVSMLNDEPRGSLKIASSVTFGRHVIAPLVPPFAARHPDVSIELVITDRSTDHIGEGIDISIRFGQQLEPGLIARKLASVPMMICAAPSYIARRGRPETPEELQHHDCLTYRFAVHGRLFRWGFVRDGARFEPELRSTIISNDIDTLAQMAIAGAGVARLGAFIANPLIEQGLLVPLFSGDTTRGIASVDHEPLDFYACFLDRHAETPKIRAFIEHAVKSLKGRW, encoded by the coding sequence ATGGACACCTTGCGCGGCGTTGAGAGTTTCGTCCGGAGCGTCGAGGAAGGCAGCATTGCTGCAGCCGCGCGCAAGCTCGGCATCACGCCGGCCGCCGCAAGCCAGAACATCGCGCGGCTCGAACGCACACTCGGCACGCGGCTTCTCAGCCGCACCACCCGGCAACTGGGGCTGACCGAAAGCGGGAGGATCTATTACGATCGTGTGCGCGGCGTGATCCACGACCTAGAGCAGGCCGCGGCTGCCGTTTCGATGCTCAACGACGAACCTAGAGGTTCGTTGAAAATCGCCTCATCCGTCACCTTCGGGCGCCATGTTATCGCGCCGCTGGTACCGCCCTTTGCCGCGAGACACCCGGACGTCTCGATAGAGCTGGTAATCACGGATCGAAGCACCGACCATATAGGCGAAGGGATAGACATCAGCATACGTTTCGGCCAGCAGCTCGAGCCCGGCCTGATAGCACGCAAGCTCGCCTCGGTGCCGATGATGATCTGCGCCGCGCCGTCTTATATCGCGCGGCGCGGCCGGCCGGAAACGCCGGAGGAGCTGCAGCATCATGACTGTCTGACCTATCGTTTTGCCGTGCACGGCCGGCTGTTTCGCTGGGGTTTCGTGCGTGACGGCGCGCGCTTCGAACCTGAGTTGCGCTCGACGATCATCAGCAACGACATCGACACGCTGGCACAGATGGCGATTGCCGGTGCGGGCGTCGCCCGGCTCGGCGCATTCATCGCCAACCCTCTGATCGAACAGGGCTTGCTCGTGCCGCTTTTTAGTGGCGACACGACGAGAGGGATCGCCAGCGTCGACCATGAGCCGCTCGATTTCTACGCATGTTTTCTAGACCGCCACGCGGAGACGCCGAAGATCCGCGCGTTCATCGAGCACGCTGTTAAGTCGCTGAAAGGGCGGTGGTAA
- a CDS encoding S9 family peptidase, translated as MSVFKNLPIAPVAPKKPITDTRHGISRTDNYAWMRADNWQAMFKDPSILDPEIRRHLEAENDYMNAAMADTKDLQKTLFAEMRGRIKEDDSSVPMKDGAFAYGTFYVTGGEHPRYFRVPREAAASDEAIRQVLLDGDKEAEGKSYFRLAGLDHSSDHSRGLWGYDDKGSEYFTLKVRDLASGEDLTDVIENTGGGGAWDPDGKSFFYTVLDENHRPSKIFHHVIGTPQADDRLVYEEEDPGFFMSVGGSLLDDFIYIDIHDHETSEYRLLSTKDLTAEPRLVARRVTGLEYSMTEGGDVFYILTNADGAKDFKIMEAPVEAPRKENWREVVPHRPGTLILNHMAYARHLVWLQRREGLPEIVVRDRRTGEEHAIAFAEEAYSLGLSGAAEYDTDVIRFSYSSMTTPSQLFDYNMQTRERRLLKTQEVPSGHNAADYVARRVFAPAPDGAEVPVTLLYRKDTPLDGSAPCLLYGYGAYGITIPAGFNTNCLSLVDRGFVYAVAHVRGGKDKGFQWYEDGKMAKKINTFKDFIAAADYLSQEKFTSHANIIAEGGSAGGMLMGAIANMAPEKFKGIIAAVPFVDVLNTMLDDTLPLTPPEWPEWGNPIESMEFYNIIASYSPYDNVEAKPYPAILALGGLTDPRVTYWEPAKWVAKLRDRTTAGDPILLKTNMDAGHGGASGRFQRLEEIAFEYAFAIKVAGKM; from the coding sequence TTGTCCGTTTTCAAGAACCTGCCAATCGCACCCGTAGCTCCAAAAAAGCCGATAACGGATACCCGCCACGGCATAAGCCGGACCGACAACTACGCGTGGATGCGAGCGGACAACTGGCAGGCGATGTTCAAGGATCCCTCGATTCTCGACCCGGAGATCCGCCGGCATCTCGAAGCGGAAAATGACTACATGAACGCCGCGATGGCGGACACCAAGGACCTGCAGAAGACGCTCTTTGCCGAAATGCGCGGCCGCATCAAGGAGGACGATTCGTCCGTCCCGATGAAGGATGGCGCCTTCGCCTACGGCACATTCTATGTGACCGGCGGCGAACATCCCCGTTACTTCCGTGTCCCCCGAGAGGCAGCGGCAAGCGATGAGGCGATCCGCCAGGTGCTTCTCGACGGCGACAAGGAGGCCGAGGGCAAATCCTATTTCCGGCTCGCCGGTCTCGACCACTCCAGCGATCATTCTCGGGGACTCTGGGGATATGACGACAAGGGCTCCGAGTATTTCACCTTGAAGGTCCGCGACCTTGCGAGCGGCGAGGACCTCACCGACGTGATCGAAAATACCGGCGGCGGCGGTGCATGGGACCCGGACGGCAAGAGCTTCTTCTACACCGTGCTCGACGAAAACCATCGGCCGTCCAAAATCTTTCATCACGTCATCGGAACGCCCCAGGCGGATGACCGGCTTGTCTATGAAGAAGAGGACCCTGGTTTCTTCATGTCGGTCGGCGGCTCGCTGCTCGACGACTTCATCTACATCGATATCCACGACCATGAGACCAGCGAATACCGGCTGCTCTCGACCAAGGACCTGACCGCTGAGCCGCGGCTCGTGGCGAGGCGTGTGACCGGCCTCGAATATTCGATGACCGAAGGCGGTGACGTTTTCTACATTCTTACCAATGCCGACGGCGCCAAGGATTTCAAGATCATGGAAGCGCCGGTGGAAGCGCCGCGGAAGGAAAACTGGCGCGAGGTCGTGCCGCACAGGCCGGGCACGCTGATCCTCAACCACATGGCCTACGCCCGCCACCTCGTCTGGCTGCAGCGGCGAGAGGGCCTGCCGGAAATCGTCGTCCGCGACCGCCGCACCGGCGAGGAGCACGCGATCGCCTTTGCGGAGGAAGCCTATTCTCTGGGTCTCTCCGGAGCGGCCGAGTACGACACCGACGTCATCCGCTTCTCCTATTCCTCGATGACCACGCCTTCGCAGCTTTTTGACTACAACATGCAGACGCGCGAGCGCAGGCTGCTCAAGACTCAGGAAGTGCCATCCGGCCACAATGCCGCCGACTACGTGGCCCGCCGGGTCTTCGCTCCGGCACCGGATGGCGCCGAAGTGCCGGTTACGCTTCTATACCGGAAGGATACGCCGCTCGACGGTTCCGCGCCCTGCCTGCTCTACGGCTACGGCGCCTACGGCATCACCATTCCAGCGGGCTTCAACACCAACTGCCTATCGCTGGTCGACCGCGGTTTCGTCTACGCCGTCGCTCACGTCCGCGGCGGCAAGGACAAGGGCTTCCAGTGGTACGAAGACGGCAAGATGGCGAAGAAGATCAATACCTTCAAAGACTTCATCGCCGCCGCTGATTATCTGAGTCAGGAGAAGTTCACATCGCACGCGAACATCATCGCCGAGGGAGGCTCAGCAGGCGGCATGCTCATGGGCGCGATTGCCAATATGGCGCCCGAGAAGTTCAAGGGCATCATCGCCGCCGTGCCCTTCGTCGACGTTTTAAACACCATGCTCGACGATACGTTGCCTCTGACGCCGCCGGAATGGCCCGAATGGGGCAACCCGATCGAAAGCATGGAATTCTACAACATCATCGCCAGCTACTCTCCCTATGACAACGTCGAGGCGAAGCCCTACCCCGCCATCCTGGCGCTCGGAGGCCTGACCGACCCGCGCGTGACCTATTGGGAACCCGCAAAATGGGTAGCGAAGCTGCGCGATAGAACCACAGCGGGCGATCCCATCCTGTTGAAGACCAACATGGATGCCGGTCACGGCGGCGCCTCCGGACGTTTCCAGAGACTGGAGGAGATCGCTTTCGAATACGCCTTCGCCATCAAGGTCGCGGGCAAGATGTAG
- a CDS encoding TetR/AcrR family transcriptional regulator, with protein MRKGEETRTKILDAAETAVLAKGFGATSIDELIVEIGITKSGFFYHFRDKNELAKALLERYIENDERIYDEIFGRARQLADDPLQAFLLGLKLLSELLSDLPNGHPGCLVATMCTQERAFDREIREINRQAALMWRRRFSAMFRDIMQIYRPREPLDADQLADMVSTVLEGGIVLSKALKEPKSLPEQLLVFRSFVRLLFQPAMQA; from the coding sequence ATGCGAAAGGGTGAGGAAACGCGCACGAAGATCCTCGATGCCGCCGAGACCGCCGTGCTGGCAAAGGGTTTCGGCGCGACCTCGATCGACGAGCTGATCGTCGAAATCGGTATTACCAAGAGCGGTTTCTTCTATCATTTCCGTGACAAGAACGAACTCGCCAAAGCGCTTCTCGAGCGCTACATCGAGAACGACGAACGCATTTACGACGAAATCTTCGGCCGCGCCCGTCAGCTCGCTGACGATCCGTTGCAGGCTTTTCTGCTTGGCCTCAAGCTATTGTCGGAACTGCTCTCGGACCTGCCGAACGGACATCCCGGCTGTCTGGTCGCGACCATGTGCACCCAGGAGCGGGCGTTCGATCGTGAGATCCGGGAAATCAATCGACAGGCGGCGCTGATGTGGCGCCGGCGTTTCAGCGCGATGTTCCGGGACATCATGCAAATCTACAGGCCTCGGGAGCCGCTCGACGCCGATCAACTCGCGGACATGGTTTCGACTGTTCTCGAGGGCGGCATAGTGCTTTCGAAGGCGCTGAAGGAGCCGAAAAGTCTGCCAGAGCAGCTGCTTGTCTTTCGCAGCTTCGTGCGCCTGCTGTTCCAACCGGCGATGCAGGCGTGA
- a CDS encoding DUF1697 domain-containing protein, producing the protein MPVYVALLRAVNVGGTGTLPMAELGAICEGLGFTDVRTYIQSGNVIFRSELAEAEVQKRLEDALAAKMGKAPGVVLRSRRELEAIAANAPFPDAKPNFLLITFLPQPPPADALDKLVAPDGEQVQIDGREIYIQFPNGSGRSKLKLPALKPGTARNLNTVRKLAEMAAALEDGTA; encoded by the coding sequence GTGCCGGTTTATGTCGCGTTGCTCCGGGCGGTCAATGTCGGCGGCACCGGCACGCTTCCCATGGCGGAGCTGGGGGCCATCTGCGAAGGTCTCGGCTTCACCGACGTGCGGACCTATATCCAGAGCGGCAACGTGATCTTCCGCTCCGAACTTGCCGAAGCCGAGGTGCAGAAGAGGCTCGAGGACGCGTTGGCGGCAAAGATGGGGAAAGCCCCCGGTGTCGTCCTTCGCAGTCGTCGCGAGCTCGAGGCGATTGCGGCAAACGCGCCGTTTCCCGACGCCAAGCCGAACTTCCTGCTGATCACCTTTCTGCCGCAGCCCCCTCCGGCCGACGCGCTCGACAAACTGGTCGCTCCAGATGGGGAACAGGTGCAGATCGATGGGCGAGAGATCTACATTCAATTTCCCAACGGATCCGGACGATCCAAGCTCAAGCTGCCGGCGCTGAAACCTGGCACGGCGCGCAATCTCAATACAGTGCGAAAATTGGCGGAAATGGCCGCGGCACTGGAGGACGGGACCGCGTAG
- a CDS encoding winged helix-turn-helix transcriptional regulator: protein MVKEYDVYMQACPTRLVLDRLADKWAVLILARLDESPMRFNRLKREIEGVSQKALSQVLKKLERDGLVRREVFATVPVTVEYSITPLGRTLSTTATALARWAEENVEAVLAAQQQYDRSA from the coding sequence ATGGTGAAGGAATACGACGTTTACATGCAGGCCTGCCCGACGCGGCTGGTGCTCGACCGGCTTGCGGACAAATGGGCGGTCCTCATCCTCGCGAGGCTCGACGAAAGCCCGATGCGTTTCAACAGGCTGAAACGCGAAATCGAGGGTGTTTCACAGAAGGCGCTGTCGCAGGTGCTGAAAAAACTTGAGCGCGACGGGCTCGTTCGCCGCGAAGTTTTCGCAACGGTGCCTGTGACGGTCGAATACTCGATTACGCCGCTGGGCCGCACATTGTCGACGACCGCTACGGCGCTCGCGCGTTGGGCCGAGGAAAATGTCGAAGCTGTCCTCGCCGCGCAGCAGCAATACGACCGTAGTGCCTGA
- a CDS encoding DUF2798 domain-containing protein: MSEDTMPLPAVNSRKLPPQAVPVVFAFFMSAIMAFLMCCVIVASNSGVDAGYPARVVSAYALAMPVAFVCVLLVRPLVLRLVAMVCRMHA; this comes from the coding sequence ATGTCGGAAGACACCATGCCGCTTCCCGCCGTGAATAGTCGTAAATTGCCGCCGCAGGCCGTGCCGGTCGTCTTTGCCTTTTTCATGTCCGCGATCATGGCCTTTCTCATGTGTTGTGTGATCGTCGCTTCCAACAGCGGTGTCGATGCGGGTTATCCGGCCCGTGTCGTCAGTGCCTACGCCTTGGCAATGCCGGTCGCCTTCGTCTGTGTGTTGCTCGTTCGTCCGCTCGTCCTGCGACTTGTCGCCATGGTCTGCCGGATGCACGCCTGA
- a CDS encoding SDR family oxidoreductase, with protein sequence MAGKILVVGANGSVGSKVVRALAAKGERVKAASRKGLPAAGAEAVAFDYRECSTYGRALDGADRIFVIAPAGCLDPVQLLTPIIQAAAARGIKIVLMTLLGLEADDDFPYRQVELFVEKTGAKFVLIRPNCFADNFHTYWLEGVRRGAITVPAADAKVSFIDARDVAESVTAALTSDVFNGQAFNTTGPEALSYAEAAAILSRVTGKPITYKSVDDETFIAMLSEGGVPKAYARYLATLFRPVREGRMAAPTDDVQRLTGKPPRPFETYARDNVAALMA encoded by the coding sequence ATGGCAGGCAAAATTCTGGTGGTTGGCGCCAATGGGTCGGTCGGCAGCAAAGTGGTGCGAGCGCTCGCCGCGAAGGGCGAACGCGTCAAGGCTGCGAGCCGGAAGGGCTTGCCGGCGGCGGGCGCCGAGGCCGTGGCCTTTGACTATCGGGAGTGTTCCACGTACGGCCGGGCCCTCGATGGCGCAGACCGTATTTTCGTGATCGCACCGGCGGGCTGTTTGGATCCGGTCCAACTGCTGACGCCGATCATCCAGGCCGCAGCCGCACGTGGCATAAAGATCGTCCTCATGACCCTGCTCGGCCTCGAAGCCGATGACGATTTTCCCTACCGCCAGGTGGAACTCTTCGTCGAAAAGACCGGAGCGAAATTTGTGCTCATACGGCCCAATTGTTTTGCGGACAACTTCCATACCTATTGGCTCGAAGGCGTCCGGCGCGGGGCGATCACCGTGCCCGCGGCGGATGCCAAGGTCAGTTTCATCGACGCACGCGATGTCGCGGAAAGCGTGACAGCAGCGCTGACTAGCGATGTCTTCAACGGTCAGGCATTCAACACGACCGGCCCGGAGGCTTTGAGCTACGCTGAAGCCGCCGCAATTCTTTCGCGCGTCACCGGCAAGCCGATCACCTACAAGTCGGTCGATGACGAGACCTTCATCGCGATGCTCAGCGAGGGGGGTGTGCCGAAAGCCTATGCTCGGTATCTCGCGACCCTCTTCCGACCGGTGCGCGAGGGCCGGATGGCCGCGCCCACCGACGACGTTCAGAGGCTTACGGGCAAGCCGCCGCGTCCTTTCGAAACCTACGCCAGGGACAATGTTGCCGCCTTGATGGCGTGA